Proteins encoded within one genomic window of Neodiprion fabricii isolate iyNeoFabr1 chromosome 6, iyNeoFabr1.1, whole genome shotgun sequence:
- the LOC124184559 gene encoding ubiquitin carboxyl-terminal hydrolase 8 isoform X5 encodes MKCYGCVEVREQNAAWNPTVTMPSTVPTRPLYCATCFEDLTSQAEVKFEKKNPKMVCKSLGKLLDEGKKHRLTGDEEMAYIVYTRWINCIRWLRKTPDFTENKDFLKPYVSGSKVKEILSLLEEIADRLKNRYKVKRLEENTKQIPNTVAKVIIESDHMNDDDLLNEVGDIELNLPDTPTDDPDTKLTETSITCIEMFQEMQKLVDRIIIIDIRPRGDFQNSHIRSDQCINIPTDLIKTGILATDLFKRLNEDERTCRVIRHRAREYCDLIVLLDWQSTKASLQSTNQLNVLRNTLLDWDPGVAYKRIVVLHGGYKEWLTCFPTFTTNPGVMPPDIEDDSMAGILEEVEYPEWNQSDEDQPMSEIKVKQIPARSLKPMLNEKKDSQIRYSNTLDNRNSDRVNTLYSNKKNSKYSATPTGTLKIQADPIDDQPKAIILPKKIAEISHPSGLRVSQNDEVQSIIIESAESNVKKPTVDRSSKPNIEKTYDLDSEKVLNLLRVKRDTVNTQLKLAKKKLRLESQLVRRDNDDVSTQLETETSKQTLTINEAMIENMKQISSIKEALDRCKRDGIKVNPKHHDEEVRLELDIGVAEQEAQYLAIEQRVLVSERDKKLEENEEMKRKNMSTPPTAIEKDTKKTPLKQDGQIRNSALKRSYSSPNLVKLETRNESATRGLDCKTPQVDRTSKPLVQHQHKNNIMNNTFINTQPLRRDREQRMNPVFGNMHPGITGLKNLGNSCYMNSIIQCLSNTTSLARYFIHGLYTDDLNTKNKKTQGQVVEEVAQVIKALWCGHYRSISPRDLKVAIGQYKMQFESYEQQDSHEFLTFLLDWMHNDLKTKAKPEVDRLISNADKEWDKALDGQTSIISQLFFGQLRSTISCATCGNSSTTYESFNSLTLSLPDTNRCTLDDCIRKYVSGQRVSGWRCPSCKTARDATKKFDFVKLAPIIVIHLNRFGETGGWIQKINTAVDFPLVSLDLRSYVAYDSGSNITTPNSYQQTYNLYAVSNHYGTMDGGHYTAYCNSASQNKWYKYDDHTVREVPPSEVKSQTASAYLLFYTSVRNSPYIEK; translated from the exons ATGAAATGCTACGGATGTGTTGAGGTCCGTGAACAGAATGCTGCCTGG AATCCTACAGTGACAATGCCAAGTACTGTACCCACTCGTCCGCTTTATTGTGCCACATGTTTCGAAGATTTAACGAGCCAAGCAGAagttaaattcgaaaaaaaaaatcctaagaTGGTATGCAAATCTTTGGGAAAATTACTGGATGAAGGAAAGAAACACAGATTGACTGGAGATGAGGAAATGGCTTATATAGTTTATACGCGATGGATTAACTGCATTCGCTGGCTCCGAAAAACGCCTGATTTTACAGAAAACAAAGATTTTCTCAAGCCTTATGTTTCGGGGTCTAAG GTAAAGGAGATACTAAGTCTTTTGGAGGAAATTGCTGACAGATTGAAAAACAGGTATAAGGTGAAACGATTGGAAGAGAATACTAAACAGATACCGAATACTGTTGCAAAGGTGATAATTGAAAGCGATCACATGAACGATGATGATTTGTTAAATGAAGTTGGGGATATCGAGCTGAATTTACCCGACACACCGACGGATGACCCAGATACCAAACTGACTGAAACGTCGATAACATGCATCGAGATGTTTCAAGAAATGCAAAAACTGGTTgatcgaataataataattgatattagACCGCGAggagattttcaaaattcacatatcAGAAGCGATCAATGCATAAACATTCCAACTGACCTAATAAAGACTGG AATACTAGCTACCGATCTTTTTAAACGATTGAACGAGGATGAGAGAACATGTCGAGTTATTCGGCACAGAGCTCGGGAATACTGCGATCTGATAGTATTGTTAGATTGGCAGTCCACTAAAGCCTCGTTACAATCAACCAATCAATTGAACGTGCTGAGGAATACACTGCTTGATTGGGATCCAGGTGTAGCTTATAAGAGGATAGTTGTGCTGCACGGAGGATACAAAGAGTGGTTAACTTGTTTCCCTACATTTACAACAAATCCTGGTGTAATGCCCCCTGATATTGAAGATGACAGCATGGCAGGAATCTTGGAGGAAGTTGAATACCCAGAGTGGAACCAATCGGACGAAGACCAACCAATGTCAGAAATAAAGGTTAAGCAGATTCCGGCGAGGAGTTTGAAACCTATGTTAAATGAGAAGAAAGATTCGCAAATTAGATATTCCAATACTTTGGATAATCGAAATAGTGATCGAGTAAATACTTTATATAGCAATAAAAAGAACAGCAAATACTCTGCTACACCGACTGGCACATTAAAAATCCAAGCAGACCCTATCGATGATCAGCCAAAAGCTataattttaccaaaaaagatTGCAGAAATTTCGCATCCAAGCGGTTTACGAGTCAGCCAGAATGATGAAGtacaaagtataataattgaatctgCAGAAAGCAACGTTAAAAAACCAACAGTCGATCGCAGTAGTAAACCTAACATTGAAAAAACCTATGATTTGGACTCCGAGAAGGTGCTAAACTTATTAAGGGTCAAACGTGATACAGTAAACACTCAGTtgaaattggcaaaaaaaaagttaaggTTGGAGAGTCAGTTAGTTCGTAGAGATAATGACGATGTTAGCACGCAACTGGAGACTGAAACATCGAAACAAACCCTAACCATAAATGAGGCTATGATTGAAAAC ATGAAACAAATCTCAAGTATTAAAGAAGCATTAGACAGATGCAAACGGGATGGAATCAAAGTGAACCCTAAACATCACGACGAAGAAGTTAGACTTGAGCTTGATATTGGCGTTGCTGAGCAGGAAGCCCAATATCTGGCCATTGAGCAAAGAGTACTTGTAAGCGAACGGGATAA AAAgcttgaagaaaatgaagaaatgaaacgtaaaaatatgtCTACTCCACCAACTGCTATTGAAAAGGATACGAAAAAAACCCCATTAAAACAGGATGGACAGATAAGGAACAGTGCTCTTAAACGATCATATTCTAGTCCAAACCTCGTGAAG TTGGAAACTCGTAATGAGTCGGCGACCCGAGGTCTTGACTGTAAAACACCGCAAGTGGACAGAACATCAAAGCCTCTGGTACAACatcaacataaaaataatattatgaaCAATACCTTTATCAACACTCAACCTCTGAGAAGGGATCGGGAACAGAGGATGAATCCAGTGTTCGGAAACATG CATCCTGGTATAACTGGACTCAAAAACCTTGGAAACTCTTGCTACATGAACAGTATAATTCAGTGCCTGAGTAACACGACTAGCTTGGCAAGATATTTCATCCACGGACTTTATACCGACGATTTaaatacaaaaaacaaaaagaccCAAGGCCAAGTTGTTGAAGAAGTCGCGCAAGTGATCAAAGCGCTTTGGTGTGGTCATTATCGAAGTATATCACCCAGGGATCTCAAG gtAGCAATTGGGCAGTACAAAATGCAGTTCGAGAGTTATGAACAACAAGATTCTCACGAATTTTTAACATTCCTGTTAGACTGGATGCATAACGATCTCAAAACG AAGGCAAAACCGGAAGTAGATCGCCTGATTAGTAACGCAGACAAGGAATGGGATAAAGCTCTGGATGGTCAAACTTCTATAATATCTCAATTGTTTTTCGGTCAACTCAGATCCACCATCAGCTGTGCTACATGTGGAAACAGCAGCACAACCTATGAAAGTTTCAACAGTCTGACATTATCTCTTCCAGACACCAATCGATGTACTCTAGAT GACTGCATAAGGAAGTATGTAAGCGGACAACGAGTTTCAGGATGGAGATGTCCAAGCTGTAAAACTGCAAGAGACGCGACAAAAAAGTTTGACTTTGTTAAACTGGCACCGATAATAGTAATTCACCTAAATAGGTTTGGCGAGACTGGTGGAtggatacaaaaaataaatactgcGGTCGATTTCCCCCTTGTTTCACTTGATCTAAGGAGTTATGTGGCATACGATTCTGGAAGTAACATTACTACACCAAACTCTTATCAACAAACTTACAATTTGTATGCGGTTTCGAATCATTATGGAACTATGGATGGTGGCCATTACACTGCCTACTGTAACAGCGCTTCGCAAAATAA
- the LOC124184559 gene encoding ubiquitin carboxyl-terminal hydrolase 8 isoform X1, whose translation MKCYGCVEVREQNAAWNPTVTMPSTVPTRPLYCATCFEDLTSQAEVKFEKKNPKMVCKSLGKLLDEGKKHRLTGDEEMAYIVYTRWINCIRWLRKTPDFTENKDFLKPYVSGSKVKEILSLLEEIADRLKNRYKVKRLEENTKQIPNTVAKVIIESDHMNDDDLLNEVGDIELNLPDTPTDDPDTKLTETSITCIEMFQEMQKLVDRIIIIDIRPRGDFQNSHIRSDQCINIPTDLIKTGILATDLFKRLNEDERTCRVIRHRAREYCDLIVLLDWQSTKASLQSTNQLNVLRNTLLDWDPGVAYKRIVVLHGGYKEWLTCFPTFTTNPGVMPPDIEDDSMAGILEEVEYPEWNQSDEDQPMSEIKVKQIPARSLKPMLNEKKDSQIRYSNTLDNRNSDRVNTLYSNKKNSKYSATPTGTLKIQADPIDDQPKAIILPKKIAEISHPSGLRVSQNDEVQSIIIESAESNVKKPTVDRSSKPNIEKTYDLDSEKVLNLLRVKRDTVNTQLKLAKKKLRLESQLVRRDNDDVSTQLETETSKQTLTINEAMIENMKQISSIKEALDRCKRDGIKVNPKHHDEEVRLELDIGVAEQEAQYLAIEQRVLVSERDKKLEENEEMKRKNMSTPPTAIEKDTKKTPLKQDGQIRNSALKRSYSSPNLVKLETRNESATRGLDCKTPQVDRTSKPLVQHQHKNNIMNNTFINTQPLRRDREQRMNPVFGNMHPGITGLKNLGNSCYMNSIIQCLSNTTSLARYFIHGLYTDDLNTKNKKTQGQVVEEVAQVIKALWCGHYRSISPRDLKVAIGQYKMQFESYEQQDSHEFLTFLLDWMHNDLKTKAKPEVDRLISNADKEWDKALDGQTSIISQLFFGQLRSTISCATCGNSSTTYESFNSLTLSLPDTNRCTLDDCIRKYVSGQRVSGWRCPSCKTARDATKKFDFVKLAPIIVIHLNRFGETGGWIQKINTAVDFPLVSLDLRSYVAYDSGSNITTPNSYQQTYNLYAVSNHYGTMDGGHYTAYCNSASQNKWYKYDDHTVREVPPSEVKSQTASAYLLFYTSVRNSPYIGLAKLIIHRSMYNNLQKNKNCGHWVFNGTEKKCPQSQYERVILP comes from the exons ATGAAATGCTACGGATGTGTTGAGGTCCGTGAACAGAATGCTGCCTGG AATCCTACAGTGACAATGCCAAGTACTGTACCCACTCGTCCGCTTTATTGTGCCACATGTTTCGAAGATTTAACGAGCCAAGCAGAagttaaattcgaaaaaaaaaatcctaagaTGGTATGCAAATCTTTGGGAAAATTACTGGATGAAGGAAAGAAACACAGATTGACTGGAGATGAGGAAATGGCTTATATAGTTTATACGCGATGGATTAACTGCATTCGCTGGCTCCGAAAAACGCCTGATTTTACAGAAAACAAAGATTTTCTCAAGCCTTATGTTTCGGGGTCTAAG GTAAAGGAGATACTAAGTCTTTTGGAGGAAATTGCTGACAGATTGAAAAACAGGTATAAGGTGAAACGATTGGAAGAGAATACTAAACAGATACCGAATACTGTTGCAAAGGTGATAATTGAAAGCGATCACATGAACGATGATGATTTGTTAAATGAAGTTGGGGATATCGAGCTGAATTTACCCGACACACCGACGGATGACCCAGATACCAAACTGACTGAAACGTCGATAACATGCATCGAGATGTTTCAAGAAATGCAAAAACTGGTTgatcgaataataataattgatattagACCGCGAggagattttcaaaattcacatatcAGAAGCGATCAATGCATAAACATTCCAACTGACCTAATAAAGACTGG AATACTAGCTACCGATCTTTTTAAACGATTGAACGAGGATGAGAGAACATGTCGAGTTATTCGGCACAGAGCTCGGGAATACTGCGATCTGATAGTATTGTTAGATTGGCAGTCCACTAAAGCCTCGTTACAATCAACCAATCAATTGAACGTGCTGAGGAATACACTGCTTGATTGGGATCCAGGTGTAGCTTATAAGAGGATAGTTGTGCTGCACGGAGGATACAAAGAGTGGTTAACTTGTTTCCCTACATTTACAACAAATCCTGGTGTAATGCCCCCTGATATTGAAGATGACAGCATGGCAGGAATCTTGGAGGAAGTTGAATACCCAGAGTGGAACCAATCGGACGAAGACCAACCAATGTCAGAAATAAAGGTTAAGCAGATTCCGGCGAGGAGTTTGAAACCTATGTTAAATGAGAAGAAAGATTCGCAAATTAGATATTCCAATACTTTGGATAATCGAAATAGTGATCGAGTAAATACTTTATATAGCAATAAAAAGAACAGCAAATACTCTGCTACACCGACTGGCACATTAAAAATCCAAGCAGACCCTATCGATGATCAGCCAAAAGCTataattttaccaaaaaagatTGCAGAAATTTCGCATCCAAGCGGTTTACGAGTCAGCCAGAATGATGAAGtacaaagtataataattgaatctgCAGAAAGCAACGTTAAAAAACCAACAGTCGATCGCAGTAGTAAACCTAACATTGAAAAAACCTATGATTTGGACTCCGAGAAGGTGCTAAACTTATTAAGGGTCAAACGTGATACAGTAAACACTCAGTtgaaattggcaaaaaaaaagttaaggTTGGAGAGTCAGTTAGTTCGTAGAGATAATGACGATGTTAGCACGCAACTGGAGACTGAAACATCGAAACAAACCCTAACCATAAATGAGGCTATGATTGAAAAC ATGAAACAAATCTCAAGTATTAAAGAAGCATTAGACAGATGCAAACGGGATGGAATCAAAGTGAACCCTAAACATCACGACGAAGAAGTTAGACTTGAGCTTGATATTGGCGTTGCTGAGCAGGAAGCCCAATATCTGGCCATTGAGCAAAGAGTACTTGTAAGCGAACGGGATAA AAAgcttgaagaaaatgaagaaatgaaacgtaaaaatatgtCTACTCCACCAACTGCTATTGAAAAGGATACGAAAAAAACCCCATTAAAACAGGATGGACAGATAAGGAACAGTGCTCTTAAACGATCATATTCTAGTCCAAACCTCGTGAAG TTGGAAACTCGTAATGAGTCGGCGACCCGAGGTCTTGACTGTAAAACACCGCAAGTGGACAGAACATCAAAGCCTCTGGTACAACatcaacataaaaataatattatgaaCAATACCTTTATCAACACTCAACCTCTGAGAAGGGATCGGGAACAGAGGATGAATCCAGTGTTCGGAAACATG CATCCTGGTATAACTGGACTCAAAAACCTTGGAAACTCTTGCTACATGAACAGTATAATTCAGTGCCTGAGTAACACGACTAGCTTGGCAAGATATTTCATCCACGGACTTTATACCGACGATTTaaatacaaaaaacaaaaagaccCAAGGCCAAGTTGTTGAAGAAGTCGCGCAAGTGATCAAAGCGCTTTGGTGTGGTCATTATCGAAGTATATCACCCAGGGATCTCAAG gtAGCAATTGGGCAGTACAAAATGCAGTTCGAGAGTTATGAACAACAAGATTCTCACGAATTTTTAACATTCCTGTTAGACTGGATGCATAACGATCTCAAAACG AAGGCAAAACCGGAAGTAGATCGCCTGATTAGTAACGCAGACAAGGAATGGGATAAAGCTCTGGATGGTCAAACTTCTATAATATCTCAATTGTTTTTCGGTCAACTCAGATCCACCATCAGCTGTGCTACATGTGGAAACAGCAGCACAACCTATGAAAGTTTCAACAGTCTGACATTATCTCTTCCAGACACCAATCGATGTACTCTAGAT GACTGCATAAGGAAGTATGTAAGCGGACAACGAGTTTCAGGATGGAGATGTCCAAGCTGTAAAACTGCAAGAGACGCGACAAAAAAGTTTGACTTTGTTAAACTGGCACCGATAATAGTAATTCACCTAAATAGGTTTGGCGAGACTGGTGGAtggatacaaaaaataaatactgcGGTCGATTTCCCCCTTGTTTCACTTGATCTAAGGAGTTATGTGGCATACGATTCTGGAAGTAACATTACTACACCAAACTCTTATCAACAAACTTACAATTTGTATGCGGTTTCGAATCATTATGGAACTATGGATGGTGGCCATTACACTGCCTACTGTAACAGCGCTTCGCAAAATAA
- the LOC124184559 gene encoding ubiquitin carboxyl-terminal hydrolase 8 isoform X3 yields the protein MKCYGCVEVREQNAAWNPTVTMPSTVPTRPLYCATCFEDLTSQAEVKFEKKNPKMVCKSLGKLLDEGKKHRLTGDEEMAYIVYTRWINCIRWLRKTPDFTENKDFLKPYVSGSKVKEILSLLEEIADRLKNRYKVKRLEENTKQIPNTVAKVIIESDHMNDDDLLNEVGDIELNLPDTPTDDPDTKLTETSITCIEMFQEMQKLVDRIIIIDIRPRGDFQNSHIRSDQCINIPTDLIKTGILATDLFKRLNEDERTCRVIRHRAREYCDLIVLLDWQSTKASLQSTNQLNVLRNTLLDWDPGVAYKRIVVLHGGYKEWLTCFPTFTTNPGVMPPDIEDDSMAGILEEVEYPEWNQSDEDQPMSEIKVKQIPARSLKPMLNEKKDSQIRYSNTLDNRNSDRVNTLYSNKKNSKYSATPTGTLKIQADPIDDQPKAIILPKKIAEISHPSGLRVSQNDEVQSIIIESAESNVKKPTVDRSSKPNIEKTYDLDSEKVLNLLRVKRDTVNTQLKLAKKKLRLESQLVRRDNDDVSTQLETETSKQTLTINEAMIENMKQISSIKEALDRCKRDGIKVNPKHHDEEVRLELDIGVAEQEAQYLAIEQRVLVSERDKKLEENEEMKRKNMSTPPTAIEKDTKKTPLKQDGQIRNSALKRSYSSPNLVKLETRNESATRGLDCKTPQVDRTSKPLVQHQHKNNIMNNTFINTQPLRRDREQRMNPVFGNMHPGITGLKNLGNSCYMNSIIQCLSNTTSLARYFIHGLYTDDLNTKNKKTQGQVVEEVAQVIKALWCGHYRSISPRDLKKAKPEVDRLISNADKEWDKALDGQTSIISQLFFGQLRSTISCATCGNSSTTYESFNSLTLSLPDTNRCTLDDCIRKYVSGQRVSGWRCPSCKTARDATKKFDFVKLAPIIVIHLNRFGETGGWIQKINTAVDFPLVSLDLRSYVAYDSGSNITTPNSYQQTYNLYAVSNHYGTMDGGHYTAYCNSASQNKWYKYDDHTVREVPPSEVKSQTASAYLLFYTSVRNSPYIGLAKLIIHRSMYNNLQKNKNCGHWVFNGTEKKCPQSQYERVILP from the exons ATGAAATGCTACGGATGTGTTGAGGTCCGTGAACAGAATGCTGCCTGG AATCCTACAGTGACAATGCCAAGTACTGTACCCACTCGTCCGCTTTATTGTGCCACATGTTTCGAAGATTTAACGAGCCAAGCAGAagttaaattcgaaaaaaaaaatcctaagaTGGTATGCAAATCTTTGGGAAAATTACTGGATGAAGGAAAGAAACACAGATTGACTGGAGATGAGGAAATGGCTTATATAGTTTATACGCGATGGATTAACTGCATTCGCTGGCTCCGAAAAACGCCTGATTTTACAGAAAACAAAGATTTTCTCAAGCCTTATGTTTCGGGGTCTAAG GTAAAGGAGATACTAAGTCTTTTGGAGGAAATTGCTGACAGATTGAAAAACAGGTATAAGGTGAAACGATTGGAAGAGAATACTAAACAGATACCGAATACTGTTGCAAAGGTGATAATTGAAAGCGATCACATGAACGATGATGATTTGTTAAATGAAGTTGGGGATATCGAGCTGAATTTACCCGACACACCGACGGATGACCCAGATACCAAACTGACTGAAACGTCGATAACATGCATCGAGATGTTTCAAGAAATGCAAAAACTGGTTgatcgaataataataattgatattagACCGCGAggagattttcaaaattcacatatcAGAAGCGATCAATGCATAAACATTCCAACTGACCTAATAAAGACTGG AATACTAGCTACCGATCTTTTTAAACGATTGAACGAGGATGAGAGAACATGTCGAGTTATTCGGCACAGAGCTCGGGAATACTGCGATCTGATAGTATTGTTAGATTGGCAGTCCACTAAAGCCTCGTTACAATCAACCAATCAATTGAACGTGCTGAGGAATACACTGCTTGATTGGGATCCAGGTGTAGCTTATAAGAGGATAGTTGTGCTGCACGGAGGATACAAAGAGTGGTTAACTTGTTTCCCTACATTTACAACAAATCCTGGTGTAATGCCCCCTGATATTGAAGATGACAGCATGGCAGGAATCTTGGAGGAAGTTGAATACCCAGAGTGGAACCAATCGGACGAAGACCAACCAATGTCAGAAATAAAGGTTAAGCAGATTCCGGCGAGGAGTTTGAAACCTATGTTAAATGAGAAGAAAGATTCGCAAATTAGATATTCCAATACTTTGGATAATCGAAATAGTGATCGAGTAAATACTTTATATAGCAATAAAAAGAACAGCAAATACTCTGCTACACCGACTGGCACATTAAAAATCCAAGCAGACCCTATCGATGATCAGCCAAAAGCTataattttaccaaaaaagatTGCAGAAATTTCGCATCCAAGCGGTTTACGAGTCAGCCAGAATGATGAAGtacaaagtataataattgaatctgCAGAAAGCAACGTTAAAAAACCAACAGTCGATCGCAGTAGTAAACCTAACATTGAAAAAACCTATGATTTGGACTCCGAGAAGGTGCTAAACTTATTAAGGGTCAAACGTGATACAGTAAACACTCAGTtgaaattggcaaaaaaaaagttaaggTTGGAGAGTCAGTTAGTTCGTAGAGATAATGACGATGTTAGCACGCAACTGGAGACTGAAACATCGAAACAAACCCTAACCATAAATGAGGCTATGATTGAAAAC ATGAAACAAATCTCAAGTATTAAAGAAGCATTAGACAGATGCAAACGGGATGGAATCAAAGTGAACCCTAAACATCACGACGAAGAAGTTAGACTTGAGCTTGATATTGGCGTTGCTGAGCAGGAAGCCCAATATCTGGCCATTGAGCAAAGAGTACTTGTAAGCGAACGGGATAA AAAgcttgaagaaaatgaagaaatgaaacgtaaaaatatgtCTACTCCACCAACTGCTATTGAAAAGGATACGAAAAAAACCCCATTAAAACAGGATGGACAGATAAGGAACAGTGCTCTTAAACGATCATATTCTAGTCCAAACCTCGTGAAG TTGGAAACTCGTAATGAGTCGGCGACCCGAGGTCTTGACTGTAAAACACCGCAAGTGGACAGAACATCAAAGCCTCTGGTACAACatcaacataaaaataatattatgaaCAATACCTTTATCAACACTCAACCTCTGAGAAGGGATCGGGAACAGAGGATGAATCCAGTGTTCGGAAACATG CATCCTGGTATAACTGGACTCAAAAACCTTGGAAACTCTTGCTACATGAACAGTATAATTCAGTGCCTGAGTAACACGACTAGCTTGGCAAGATATTTCATCCACGGACTTTATACCGACGATTTaaatacaaaaaacaaaaagaccCAAGGCCAAGTTGTTGAAGAAGTCGCGCAAGTGATCAAAGCGCTTTGGTGTGGTCATTATCGAAGTATATCACCCAGGGATCTCAAG AAGGCAAAACCGGAAGTAGATCGCCTGATTAGTAACGCAGACAAGGAATGGGATAAAGCTCTGGATGGTCAAACTTCTATAATATCTCAATTGTTTTTCGGTCAACTCAGATCCACCATCAGCTGTGCTACATGTGGAAACAGCAGCACAACCTATGAAAGTTTCAACAGTCTGACATTATCTCTTCCAGACACCAATCGATGTACTCTAGAT GACTGCATAAGGAAGTATGTAAGCGGACAACGAGTTTCAGGATGGAGATGTCCAAGCTGTAAAACTGCAAGAGACGCGACAAAAAAGTTTGACTTTGTTAAACTGGCACCGATAATAGTAATTCACCTAAATAGGTTTGGCGAGACTGGTGGAtggatacaaaaaataaatactgcGGTCGATTTCCCCCTTGTTTCACTTGATCTAAGGAGTTATGTGGCATACGATTCTGGAAGTAACATTACTACACCAAACTCTTATCAACAAACTTACAATTTGTATGCGGTTTCGAATCATTATGGAACTATGGATGGTGGCCATTACACTGCCTACTGTAACAGCGCTTCGCAAAATAA